ccccaaatagcgcCAGCcctcagctcggcttgacctggactttcaccaccttggacatggtcctcgcgaaacccctccagaacccatccagtgccgggcatgaccagaacatgtgggcgtgattcgccgggctacccgagcacctcccacatctgtcctccatcccaaagaacctactcagtctcgccccggtcatatgcgctctctgaataaccttaaattgtattaggctgagcctggcacaagaggaagaggagttaaccctactcagggcatcagcccacagaccctcatcaatctcctcccccagctcctcctcccacttgcccttcaactcctctaccgaagcctcctcctcttctttcatctcctgaaatatcgccaaaaccttgccctctccaacccatgcaccCGAAATCACCCGGTCCtggatcctctgtgccgggagcaatgggaattccctcacctgctgcctcacaaacgccctcacttgcatatacctgaacgcatttcccgggggtagcccaaacctctcctccagcgcccctaggctcgcaaacgtcccatctataaacaggtcccccatccttctgatccctgcctgatgccagctccgaaacccccccgtcattccttcctgggacgaaccgatggttctcccggatcagggaccacaccgaggctcccatctcacccctatgtcatctccactgcccccagatctttagcgttgcagccaccaccagacttgtggtgtaccttgtcggcgagagcggcagcggtgccgtcaccagcaccctcaggctcgtgcctttacaggacgccatctccaacctcttccatgccgcccccctctccctctattacccacttacggatcatcgccacgttggctgcccaacaaTAGCCaaacaaatttggcagcgccaaccctcccctgtccttgctacgcttcagaaacaccctctttaccctcggggtcttatttgcccacacaaaacccatgatgctcctacctacccgcttaaaaaaggccttggtaatcataataggaaggcactggaacacaaaaagaaacctcgggaggaccatcattttaatcggctgtaccctgcccgctagcgagagtggcaacacatcccatcttttgaagtcctcctccatctgctccaccaaccgcgccaaattaagtttgtgcagggccccctagctacctggatccccaggtattgaaagttcctttccgccctttccctcttccttggtcccctggatgcaccacaaagagctcacttttctctacattgagcttatagcccgagaagtcccaaaactcccttaggatccgcatgacctccaccatcccctccactggatctgccacgtacagcaacaggtcgtccgcatacaacgacacccgatgctcctctccccctcggaccacccccctccatttcctggactcccttaatgccatggccaaaggctcaattgctaatgcaaacaacaggggggacagggggcacccctgtcttgcccCTCGGTACatgcgaaaatactccgacctccgccgattcgtagccacactcgccaccggggctctatataggagcctaacccaactgataaacccctccccaaacccaaacccaggaacccttcccagagatactcccactccacccggtcaaaggccttctccgcgtccatagctgcccctATCTgtacctctccctccaccgatggcatcataatcacgtttaggagcctccgcacattggtgtttaactgcctgccctttacaaatcccgtctggtcctcatggatcacccccggaacacagtcctcaatcctcgcagccaacacttttgccagcaacttagcatccacattacggagcgaaatcggcctatgcgacccgcattgcagtgggtccttctgccgcttcagtatcagcgagatcagcaccccggacattgtcgggggcagggtccacccccccttgcctcattgaaagtcctcactaacaacgggcctaacaggtccacatacttcctataaaacgcaaccgggaacccatctggccccggggccttccccgcctgcatgctccccagtcctttaaccagctcctccaatccaattggtgcccctaaaccagccacctcctgctcctccaccctcgggaacctcagttgatctaaaaACCGTCGcattccctcttcccccgctgggggctgagatctgtgcaGCTCCTcaaaaagtccttaaatacctcatttactctcaccgcgctccgcaccgtattccccctgctatccttgactccacctatctcccttgctgccatcctcttacggagctgatgtgccagcatccggctcgccttctccccatactcgtacaccgccccgtgctttcctccactgtgcctctgccttccctgtggtcaacaggtcgaattccgtctggaggcttcgccgctccctaagtagtcccacctcgggggtctctgcatatctcctgtccacccttaagatctcgcccactaacctctccctttccctgccatctctcttctccctgtgagcccttatggagatcaactctcccctaaccactgccttcaacgcctcccagaccacccccacctgcacctctccgttgtcatttgcctccaagtatctctcgatacacccccgtaccctcccgcacacctcctcatccgccagtaatcacacatcaagacgccacagtgggcgttggtccatctcctctcctaactccagctccacccagtgcggggcgtggtgtgagatggctatggccgagtactccgttccccccactttcgggatcagcgccctactcaaaacaaaaaatctatccgggaataggctctgtgtacgtgagaaaaaaaaggaaaattcccaggccaggggtctggcaaatctccacgtatctactcccccccccccaatctggtccataaacccactatgcaccttggccgcagccggcctcttcccagtcttagatctggagcgatctaatgctgggtccaacaccgtgttgaagtcccgtcccccccccccccccccccccattatcaagcttcctgcctccaggtccagaatccgccccaacatgcacttcataaatccggcatcatcccagtttcggggcgtatacgtttaccaataccaccccaccccctgcaacctaccgctcaccatcacgtatcgacctccattgtccactacaatattcttggcctcaaacgacacccacttccctaccagtattgccacccctctgttctttgcatccagccccgaatggaatacctgtcccacccatccctttctcaacctgacctggtctgccgccttcaaatgtgtctcctgaagcatgaccacgtctgccttcagtccctttaagtgtgcgaacactcgggccctcttaaccggcccattcaggcccctcacattccaagttatcagccggattggggggcttcccaaccgcccccctccccccggccgactagccatctccttttctaggccagtcccgtgcccgcgcctcccgcaccctccagtcccccagacggcggaccctcgtcccgaccacctcttctgtttccagttcccattggccaatgcagcagcaaccctgtacccccctcccccgctagatccatatctagctttttctccccccataacactcacgtaagtcagctgactcctgctgaccccccccccccgccccatgtgtaggaataccccctcctccccatcaatcagtgtgcgctcctccaccccccccccgtccttccctcgcgtgggaaaaagcccgcgctttcctgagcctgccccgccccctctggcgcagctcattttgcggccttatctcaattctccCATCcttgggcctcccctccctcctgcgccggcgcccactctctctcgcagtcaccccatcagatcccttcccccatccccatccatcacccaaccaatGGAACATTCCCTACACATAGTTAAAACcctatatacagcagacatcccccccacaaccacaaaccctcagtttgagtccaacttttcagtttgtataaaggtccaagcctcctcggcgtttcaaaatagtggtgccgatcttgaaatgtgacccacaatcgtgctggctgcagcataccgaacttcacccccttccgatggagcaccgccttggcccgattaaaaccagctctcttctttgccacctctgcgctccagtcctggtagattcggatctccctattctcccacctgctgcttcgctctttcttggcccatctcaggacacacgctCTGTCCATGAagcagtgaaatctcaccactaccgCTCCAGGGGACTCGGGAAGGCccgcgctcccatcagcgaattgagcttcgtgctcacatatgccccggcatcggccccctccactccttcagggagacccagaatccgaagattcttcctcctcgacctgttctccaggtcctcaaatttttccgcccacctcttgtgcagcgcctcgtgtgcctccaccttcaccgccagggccaagatctcatcctcgttctccgaggctttttgccgcacctcccggatcgccgccccttgggccttctgggtctccactaacttcTCGATCACCgtcttcattggtgccagcatttctttcttcagctcctcaaaacagcgtttgagaaacccctgctgctcctgcgaccactgcgcccacgctgcttgatctccacccgtcgccatcttgtttttcctccctcgcactttttgctgctccaagaacccttttttgaccgctccactcctggtccaatccatatactgtcggggggaccttgctatcaccttcccacactggaagtcatcgaacaattgccgttggggctcatcTGGagcgcccaaaagtccgttcccggcgggagctgccgaacgtatgacctacctaggcatagccgcaaccggaagtcctcagccgggaacttattaaatggtggagtaggctcgaggggccgagtggcctacctctgctcctaattcgtatgttatcacagcctttataatagattgtagcattttccctcctgctgatgtcaggttaatgggtctgtggttccccattttctctctctctccttaaatattggtgtggagatgccggcgttggactggggtgagcacagtacgaagtcttacaacaccaggttaaagtccaacaggtttgtttcgatgtcactagctttcggagcgctgctccttcctcaggtgaatgaagaggtatgttccagaaacatatatatagacaaattcaaagttcccaaacaatgcttggaatgcgaccattagcaggtgattaaatctttacagatctttacagatggtcgcattccaagcactgtttggcatctttgaacttgtctatatatatgtttctggaacagacctcttcattcatctgaggaaggagcagcgctccgaaagctagtgacatcgaaacaaacctgttggactttaacctggtgttgtaagacttcgtacttaaatattggggttacatttaccaccttccaatctgcaggaaccattccagaatctatagaattgtgaaagatgatcaccaatgtatccactatctctacagccgcctctttcaacactctgggatgtagagcagcagcttttgaggatttattaactttcaatcccattaatttctccagtactgccTTTTCACTAACACTAATCTcttgcagttcctcgtgctcactactcccttggttctctcgtgttttaggacaatttctgtatctttctccatgaagacaaacacacacactgtttagtttccctgccatttccttattccccattataacctctcctgtctctgcctggaatggacccacattggtctttgctaatcttttccttttcacattcctatcggagcttttccagttctcccctgtttgctctcatattctattttctctgcaTCAGTTTCTtgttcctcctttgctgaattctaaaacaagttcccaatcctcaggctcacgacTATTTGGGCCACGTTATGAGTCTCCTCTGTTGACCTAATTGAATCTTcaacttttcttgttcgccacgaTAGCTTCGCTTTTGCTTctaaaaggaatctatattttatgtaaataaaatgcgagtggttgcctgtctattgtctatcgtcatacaaagaacaacaaagaacaaaggacagtacagcacaggaacaggcccttcggcccaccaagcctgctcggatcatgatgtctgtctaaactaaaaccttcagtgcttccagggtctgtatccgtctattcccatcctattcatgtattcatcaagatgcctcttaaacgtcactatcgtacctgcttccaccacctcctccggcagcgagttccaggcactcaccactctctgtgtaaaaaacgtcccttGCACATCACGGCTAATCTTTGCCCATATGTCACCTAGTAATTGatttttgcccctcgcaccttaaacctatgtcgccTGGTAATTCACTTTTCCAAcctaggaaaaagcttctgactatcaactctgtctgtgccactcataattttgtaaacttttatcaggtcgtccctcaacctccgtcgctctagtgaaaacaatccgagtttatccaacctctcctgacagctaataccctccaggccaggaaacatcctggtaaacctcctctgtactctctccaaagcctccacatcctttaggtaatgtggtgaccagaattgtcggcaatattccacgtgtggcctaactaaggttctgtacagctgcagcatgacttgccaatttttatactcaatgccccgatcaatgaagacaagcatgccgtctgccttcttagctccttatccacctgcgttgccactttcagtgatatgcttattgtaatttcccaatctaccacagacaacttgctccTCATAccctgacagtttccttctgcgagaaacacccagataaactagacaaaagaaccatgtaaccaccatagcccatcttcatggcaacatagctgctttgggaactaaatatcttccaacgtgcaaacaccttttcattctgagcCCCTCGTCAAACTtgaaaccaggtaatcgcaactagcctcaaaaatggtcagcccaccggaggcagagatgttagaccggccagtccggcagaaagaaaccctccaatcatcaccattcaccagatgtcagaatgaacaaaatgcagtcctggatgtcagtgagagcagaaacaatcacaacggagccaacatctgtaatttattgtgaacttgttggagtcacaacaggtgagatgaatcacaaaccccctccccacattgagagcagatgaatggtctctccccagaattaactcgcgagtgtctccggagttgggatggatcattgaatgtctcccctgctcagagcaggtgaatggcttcttccaggtgtgaactcgctagtgttcctgcagggcgtatagatatctgaatcccttctctcactaagagcaagttaatgccttctccccagtgtgaactcgctggtggctccgcaggttggataaccgagtgaatcccttctcacactgagagcaggtgaacggcctctccccagtgtgaacccgctggtgtgccagcaggctcgatgaagtagtgaatcccttctcacactgagagcaggtgaacggcctctccccagtgtgaactcgctggtgtctccgcaggtcggatgataggatgaatcccttctcacactgagagcaggtgaacggcctcaccccagtgtgaactcgctggtgtctcagcaggtcggatgataggatgaatctcttttcacactgagagcaggtgaacggcctctccccagtgtgaacacgctgatgtctccgcaggtcggatgataggatgaatctcttttcacactgagagcaggtgaacggcctctccccagtgtgaacacgctgatgtctccgcaggctggataactcagtgaatcccttctcacactgagagcaggtgaacggcctctccccagtgtgaactcgctgatgtctccgcaggctggataagtcagtgaatcccttctcacactgagagcaggtgaacggcctctccccagtgtgaacctgctggtgtctccgcaagccggataactgagtgaatcctttctgacactgagagcaggtgaacggcctctccccagtgtgaactcgctgatgtctccgcaggctggataactcagtgaatcccgtttcacactgggagcaggtgaacagcctctccccagtgtgaactagctggtgtctCCACagcctcgatgaagtagtgaatcccttctcacactgagagcaggtgaacggcctctccccagtgtgaactcgctgatgtattcgCAGGATGGATGAAGCAACGAATCCcttgccacacacagagcagatgaacggcctctccccagtgtgaatgcgccgatgagcttccagctgagatggggccctgaatcccttcccacagtccccacatttccacggtttctccatattttgggtctcctcgtgcccctccaggtttgtcgatcagttgaagcctcgtccacacacagaacacgtgtaacgtctctcccgctgtgaatggtgtgatgttttttcaggctgcgtaactgtttcaaactctttccacagtcagttctctggaacactctcactcgggtgtgtgtgtctcggggcttttccagtcagaaTGATGTTTTGAAGCTGACTGAAAAGAAAAAAAtgtctccttctcgattcaaagtccggtgatactccgtcagatcgagacgtgacatttgagatttctgtctgtaattcctcctcttctaatatcctgtaaaaacaatttacaaaagttacttttcttcccctcattttggagaaggtatcctgagggtaacgacagtctggccgtggggttaatcctccgggtcctcagtcttattgaggaatgtccccttggatctattgtggtggtgattcttttgtatttttgttattatgggagggtttatgtgttgttgactttatcctactctggtacagacggggcttttatctgtgaaaggagcagtttggggaaactttggtaaagtgagttggaggagggggtaatgacgcacgcccgattgtggtgtgaaaatctgttcctgttctctctgtcgcctaactaatggcggcagttaatctgcaaattttctcagggaatgtacggggtatccatcaccctatcagaaggaaaaatatcctctcctttctaaaggagaaagtcgacatagctttattacaggaaactcatctggattatgaggaacactttaaattgaggtgggattggatggggcagtttttttcgcctctttttcatccagtaacagacttgtggcaatgcttattatactatccaagcagtcagggtaactctgccgattacaatgtgcatgttcaatttcctttgtgccagtCCCCTAtttcccgtccctcccctccgcccccttcactcgtcTTTTCCTGgacccttcactgtacaatgggagttatctattatttacaagtggacggtaccctccccccccccccccccccccccccattgatgggcctccccccttccaccccgcgcactccctgtcctgttttaaaccttcccttgggggttcctcttcttgtgtttttgttctaggctctctgtgtcagttggtttctggttctccctccttgtcccagtagcccccccaccccattttccagcctgctccctgtgatcccgttggccctcatacgcccacctccctccccagtgttccattggccgctggcttcaaacaggtcctggaacaagttggtgaacggcctccacactttgtgggaaccgtcctctgaccctcggacggtgaacttgatcttctccaggtggagaaattccgataggtctgccagccagtctgagctgtgggtggtgctgctgatcgccagccgagcaggattctccattggccgattaGAGaaccaaaggcaagggcgtccagcctcttccccatgaatagttctggctggtccaataccctgaagactgccatttgtgggcacggctccaccctcataaccatggacattgcctctaaaTAGGCTGTCCAGAATTCGACAGGTCTGGGGCATactcagaacatgtgggcatggtttgccgggccccgctggcaccattcacatttgtcctccatctccgagaagaacctgctcattcgggttcttgtcaggtatgttctgtgcacaacattcagctgcatgaagcttagccttgcaTAGGAGAAGGCGGAGTTGGtccaatgcttcgctccagagtcctcaccctattTACGTCCCTCGCTCTTCCGcccatttttcctgggttttgTCAAGTAAAGAGCGCATCCTGATGAAGAGTTGTCCgtgcaggtccccacagtttcccttccccagtctgtctgcgtccagtagctcctcttgcattgtgcttctcagggttcctgggtatgctggtgtc
This portion of the Scyliorhinus torazame isolate Kashiwa2021f chromosome 5, sScyTor2.1, whole genome shotgun sequence genome encodes:
- the LOC140420041 gene encoding uncharacterized protein, encoding MEKPWKCGDCGKGFRAPSQLEAHRRIHTGERPFICSVCGKGFVASSILRIHQRVHTGERPFTCSQCEKGFTTSSRLWRHQLVHTGERLFTCSQCETGFTELSSLRRHQRVHTGERPFTCSQCQKGFTQLSGLRRHQQVHTGERPFTCSQCEKGFTDLSSLRRHQRVHTGERPFTCSQCEKGFTELSSLRRHQRVHTGERPFTCSQCEKRFILSSDLRRHQRVHTGERPFTCSQCEKRFILSSDLLRHQRVHTGVRPFTCSQCEKGFILSSDLRRHQRVHTGERPFTCSQCEKGFTTSSSLLAHQRVHTGERPFTCSQCEKGFTRLSNLRSHQRVHTGEKALTCS